A genomic region of Anas acuta chromosome 1, bAnaAcu1.1, whole genome shotgun sequence contains the following coding sequences:
- the SH3BP1 gene encoding SH3 domain-binding protein 1, protein MMKRQFNRMRQQLSHPNATSRAQEATELLTEDLLQIEQRIEPAKRAAHSVSKRLQACLQGHCGSEMDKRVKKLPLMALSMTMAESFKELDTDSSLGKALEMGCCIQSSLAKILAEFEITVERDVLQPLNKLSEEELPIILKRKKTLQKLISDWNSIKSRLNQAAKGSGNSAGAGTVPGASSANKLEILKEEEEEVKRKVEQCKDEYMADLYHFSTKEDSYASYFIRLLEIQAQYHRQSLGSLDSALAELKESHRQTEPSFAADAPVAGYYGVPLETHLRSLGREIALPIEACVMMLLASGMREEGLFRLAAGASVLRKLKSSLASGSNALEEFYSDPHAVAGALKSYLRELPQPLMTFELYDEWVKVASLKDVDSRVQSLRDTCSRLPQDSYNNLRYLIKFLAKLAEHQEVNKMTPSNIAIVLGPNLLWPQPSTGDPVQLDLASVSSIQVVGIVEALIQNADTLFPGDVDFNVSGMFTPPADVRLSKDTPTEEPSPKSPVASSPALPDEEGTRDPEVSTQPLSAEVTRPSPETTVPPAHDSIRKAKRPAPARPTVPPPVAQPRSTVPEHATSPKARPRRMGAPSIPPPLPPQPAPRHSRESLTSPGPPSAKATTATPDWDEGPAGGRSPTGGIADGGE, encoded by the exons ATGATGAAGAGGCAGTTCAATCGCATGCGGCAGCAGCTGTCCCATCCCAACGCCACCAGCCG aGCCCAAGAAGCGACCGAGCTCCTGACGGAGGATTTGCTGCAG ATCGAGCAGAGGATTGAGCCGGCCAAGCGGGCGGCGCACAGCGTGTCCAAGCGGCTCCAGGCTTGCCTGCAGGGGCACTGCGGCTCCGAGATGGACAAGCGAGTG AAGAAGCTGCCCTTGATGGCTCTGTCCATGACGATGGCTGAGAGCTTCAAGGAGCTGGACACGGACTCCAGCCTCGG GAAAGCCCTGGAGATGGGCTGCTGCATCCAGAGCTCGCTGGCCAAAATCCTGGCCGAGTTCGAGATCACCGTGGAGCGCGACGTCCTGCAGCCCCTCAACAAGCTCAGCGAG GAGGAGCTGCCCATCATCCTGAAGCGCAAGAAGACCCTCCAGAAGCTGATCTCCGACTGGAACTCCATCAAGAGCCG gcTGAACCAAGCTGCCAAGGGCTCCGGTAACAGCGCCGGCGCTGGAACCGTCCCGGGGGCTTCTTCTGCCAACAAACTGGAGATcctgaaggaagaggaggaggaggtgaagaGGAAGGTGGAGCAGTGCAAG GACGAGTACATGGCTGACCTCTACCACTTCTCCACCAAGGAGGACAGCTACGCCAGCTACTTCATCAGA CTGCTGGAAATCCAAGCCCAGTACCACCGGCAGTCCCTGGGGTCTCTGGACTCGGCTCTGGCGGAGCTGAAGGAGAGCCACAGACAGACAG AGCCCTCCTTCGCCGCAGACGCCCCGGTGGCCGGGTACTATGGCGTGCCCCTGGAGACCCACCTCAGGAGCCTGGGCCGGGAGATCGCGCTGCCCATCGAGGCCTGTGTCATGATGCTGCTGGCCTCCGGCAtgagggaggag GGGCTCTTTCGGCTGGCGGCGGGCGCCTCGGTGCTGAGGAAGCTGAAGAGCAGCTTGGCCAGCGGCTCCAACGCCCTGGAGGAGTTTTACTCCGACCCCCACGCCGTGGCCG GCGCGCTGAAGTCCTACCTGCgggagctgccccagcctctGATGACCTTCGAGCTCTACGATGAGTGGGTCAAAGTGGCCAG CTTAAAGGACGTTGACAGCCGTGTACAGAGCCTGCGAGACACCTGCAGCCGCCTGCCCCAGGACAGCTACAACAATTTGAG GTATCTGATCAAGTTTCTGGCCAAGCTGGCCGAGCACCAGGAGGTGAATAAAATGACCCCCAGCAACATCGCCATCGTGCTGGGCCCCAACCTGCTGTGGCCACAGCCGAGCACAGG AGACCCCGTGCAGCTGGACTTGGCCTCGGTCTCCTCCATCCAGGTGGTGGGCATCGTGGAGGCCCTCATCCAGAACGCGGACACCCTGTTCCCCGGAG ATGTAGATTTCAACGTCTCAGGGATGTTTACGCCGCCCGCGGATGTCAGACTCAGCAAGGACACTCCTACAGAAGAGccatcccccaaatcccccgtAGCCAGCTCCCCGGCTCTCCCGGATGAAGAAGG caCGAGGGACCCCGAGGTGAGCACCCAGCCGCTTTCCGCAGAGGTGACCAGACCGTCCCCCGAAACCACGGTGCCACCAGCCCACGACTCCATCCGCAAAG ccaAGCGCCCGGCCCCAGCTCGACCTACAGTGCCACCACCCGTGGCCCAGCCCCGGAGTACGGTCCCTGAGCACGCCACCAGCCCCAAAGCCCGGCCGCGACGGATGGGTGCTCCCTCCATCCCGCCACCGCTGCCACCACAGCCGGCACCGCGCCACAGCCGCGAGTCCCTGACGTCCCCGGGGCCTCCCTCCGCCAAGGCCACCACCGCCACCCCAGACTGGGACGAGGGGCCGGCGGGGGGACGGAGCCCCACTGGTGGCATCGCCGATGGAGGAGAATGA
- the PDXP gene encoding chronophin: protein MASCRRLSGAGLREVLGPAQGLLFDCDGVLWAGERAVPGAPELLERLQRSGKAALFVSNNSRRSVAELELRFSRLGFRGVRAEHVFSSALCSALFLRQRLGAAGAGGGDGGDGDGGGGGGGLVFVLGGEGLRGEVRAAGLRLVGEGEAGGEAVRAVLVGYDEGFTFGKLAQACGYLRDPRCLLVATDPDPWHPLSDGRRTPGTGSLTAAVETASGRKALVVGKPNTYMFECIVERFGVDPARTLMVGDRLETDILFGKNCGLATILTLTGVSRLEEAQAYMASDSAAAKDMVPNYYVDSIADLIPGLDE, encoded by the exons ATGGCGAGCTGCCGGCGGCTGAgcggcgcggggctgcgggaggTGCTGGGCCCGGCTCAGGGGCTGCTGTTCGACTGCGACGGCGTGCTGTGGGCCGGCGAGAGAGCCGTGCCCGGAGCCCcggagctgctggagaggctgcagcgCAGCGGCAAGGCCGCCCTGTTCGTCAGCAACAACAGCCGGCGCTCGGTGGCCGAGCTGGAGCTGCGCTTCAGCCGCCTGGGCTTCCGCGGGGTGCGGGCCGAGCACGTCTTCAGCTCGGCGCTGTGCTCCGCGCTCTTCCTCAGGCAGCgcctgggggctgcgggagcaggaggaggggatggaggggatggggatggaggaggaggaggaggaggcctgGTCTTCGTGCTGGGCGGCGAGGGGCTGCGCGGCGAGGTGCGAGCCGCCGGCTTGCGCCTGGTGGGtgagggggaggcagggggcgAGGCGGTGAGGGCCGTGCTGGTGGGCTACGACGAGGGCTTCACCTTCGGCAAGCTGGCGCAGGCCTGCGGCTACCTGCGGGACCCCCGCTGCCTGCTGGTGGCCACCGACCCCGACCCCTGGCACCCGCTCAGCGACGGCCGGCGGACGCCCG GGACCGGCAGCCTGACGGCGGCGGTGGAGACGGCCTCGGGCCGCAAGGCGCTGGTGGTGGGCAAGCCGAACACCTACATGTTCGAGTGCATCGTGGAGCGCTTCGGCGTCGACCCGGCCCGCACCCTGATGGTGGGGGACCGCCTGGAGACGGATATCCTCTTCGGCAAGAACTGCGGGCTCGCCACCATCCTCACCCTGACGGGTGTCTCCCGCCTCGAAGAGGCGCAGGCCTACATGGCCAGCGACAGTGCCGCCGCCAAGGATATGGTGCCCAATTACTACGTGGACAGCATTGCAGACTTGATACCGGGCCTGGATGAGTAG